A window of the Sabethes cyaneus chromosome 1, idSabCyanKW18_F2, whole genome shotgun sequence genome harbors these coding sequences:
- the LOC128745731 gene encoding uncharacterized protein LOC128745731: MPPRLSPRTLVLTEAPLHSLAGPSTAYGCNCSKAKNHRSHTHTTISSAVRKELASYENPHQHPPLPPLKVTLVKRDASTESLDILSERTKQECTCASYSPNSIEGQKCKKCNRDPKTACEAPRSQKKYHSSKYKDASTSPKSNSPLRTTLEPVQSPRSPKSPKSPRAEASTDTKFDFPNSSPKTENHYKRLSTLSINGAGSKSPSKQSHPSPKLSPNKLAPLDRNERVLEKSNSLGESKPQKLLRTTRSLSPRPPVKHQHSIMVSDENDIISVKLSPNEEFIENGNSNNPFREEETLSTDKEQEAPSETTSPNLSEYGCLKLEDGSLNSANNRSTSCLIYVPSDPWTRMTSNSFTGSSKTKELNAKRIENKYFSKPNLDYLEDSDPWVWRSNITLNERYVKKKGSLPHQTKSLSSAHSRDELDSTQKSRLCQQRSLTKFEKNLTIPGIDLHFDARKKITRPKLQRSKSPAFYEEFFQTEKDKSLSITSKSASSLKLEKNPSNSNINGAKCNCSEVNSLNRLNSTSNNFQSECEHIYKSTTSITSPTGKTHPSPKWSISQAPNSKQQPELVKASLTVLNPNLLQPRHSFSTVPSSSPKDDELQLNIRRLSEQMNKYNGTGSFLSQTQPPNYMNDTIPLERKKTGGSGGLLTATVVGTGSAADSRKRASSHSKINEPILETRC, translated from the exons ATGCCGCCGCGACTGAGCCCAAGAACATTAGTACTAACAGAAGCTCCCCTA CATTCGTTAGCCGGGCCTAGCACTGCTTACGGTTGTAACTGTAGCAAGGCGAAAAATCACAGATCTCACACTCATACGACAATTAGTAGTGCAGTGCGAAAAGAATTGGCATCCTACGAAAATCCCCACCAACACCCTCCTCTACCCCCACTTAAGGTAACACTAGTGAAACGTGATGCTAGTACCGAAAGTTTGGACATTCTTTCAGAAAGAACAAAGCAAGAATGTACCTGTGCGTCGTACAGTCCAAACTCAATTGAGGgccaaaaatgtaaaaagtgCAATCGTGACCCAAAAACCGCATGTGAAGCGCCGCGTTCACAAAAAAAGTACCATTCTTCGAAATATAAAGACGCTTCAACATCACCGAAATCGAATAGCCCACTACGGACCACGTTAGAACCTGTTCAAAGTCCACGAAGTCCTAAAAGCCCTAAGAGTCCACGTGCCGAAGCTTCTACAGATACTAAATTTGATTTTCCGAATTCCTCACCGAAAACAGAAAACCATTACAAAAGATTATCAACGTTAAGCATAAATGGAGCTGGAAGTAAAAGTCCATCGAAGCAATCGCACCCATCGCCCAAACTTAGCCCCAATAAACTAGCTCCTTTAGATAGAAATGAACGCGTGCTGGAGAAGAGTAATTCTCTCGGAGAAAGTAAACCACAAAAGCTTCTTCGCACAACGAGGAGTTTATCGCCGAGACCTCCGGTAAAACATCAACACTCCATTATGGTTTCGGATGAAAACGATATTATTTCCGTAAAATTGTCAccaaatgaagaatttattgaaaatggaaattcaaataatCCGTTTAGGGAAGAAGAAACACTGTCAACAGACAAAGAACAGGAGGCACCTAGTGAGACAACATCGCCCAACCTTTCGGAGTATGGTTGTTTAAAGTTAGAGGATGGAAGTTTGAATAGTGCCAACAATAGGAGTACTAGCTGCTTGATATATGTTCCGTCTGACCCGTGGACCCGAATGACTAGCAACAGTTTTACTGGTTCCTCTAAAACCAAGGAACTAAATGCGAAAAGAATCGAAAATAAGTATTTCAGCAAACCTAATTTGGACTATCTGGAGGACTCTGACCCTTGGGTATGGCGCTCAAATATTACTTTAAATGAGCGTTACGTTAAAAAGAAAGGATCACTTCCACATCAAACGAAATCCCTGAGCAGTGCGCATAGTCGAGATGAGCTGGACTCAACACAAAAATCACGATTGTGCCAACAGAGGTCActaacaaaattcgaaaagaaTCTAACTATTCCTGGTATAGATCTACACTTTGATgccagaaaaaaaatcactcGCCCGAAATTACAGCGTTCGAAGTCGCCAGCATTCTATGAAGAATTTTTCCAAACGGAAAAAGATAAAAGTCTGAGTATAACTAGCAAATCTGCGTCATCGTTAAAACTAGAAAAGAATCCCAGTAACTCCAACATTAATGGTGCCAAATGTAACTGTTCTGAGGTAAATTCACTCAATCGTCTCAATAGTACCAGTAACAACTTTCAGTCAGAATGTGAACATATTTATAAATCCACAACAAGCATCACCTCCCCTACAGGTAAAACGCACCCATCTCCCAAGTGGAGCATTTCCCAAGCTCCCAACTCTAAACAGCAGCCAGAATTGGTTAAGGCATCCTTAACGGTTCTAAATCCAAACCTCTTACAACCACGACACAGTTTTTCCACAGTACCGTCGTCATCGCCAAAAGATGACGAACTACAATTGAACATTAGGCGATTGAGCGAGCAGATGAACAAATATAACGGTACCGGCAGCTTCCTTTCTCAAACTCAACCTCCGAATTACATGAACGATACAATACCGCTAGAAAGGAAGAAAACCGGGGGCAGTGGTGGGCTTTTGACCGCCACCGTTGTTGGCACCGGTTCTGCCGCTGACTCACGGAAACGTGCTTCGTCGCATTCGAAAATTAACGAGCCAATATTGGAGACACGTTGCTAA